Genomic segment of Odontesthes bonariensis isolate fOdoBon6 chromosome 10, fOdoBon6.hap1, whole genome shotgun sequence:
ATGTTCAGTGATGAATTGCTGAAGTTAGTTAAATGTCAAAGTATCTGTAAACCATAAATAATTTAATGTCTCATTGTTTTCTCAGATGAGGTGCGCTCTGGGACCTACCGCCAGCTGTTCCACCCTGAACAGCTGATCACTGGCAAGGAGGATGCTGCCAACAACTATGCTCGTGGACACTACACCATTGGAAAAGAAATCATTGACCTGGTTCTGGACAGGATTCGCAAACTGGTGGGTAAAGGATAAGGATTTGTTTGAcagcaaaggaaaaaaattacatttattctctgaaagaaaatatttaaaCTTTTGTCAGAGCTGGTTGGGTGATGTAACGCTTTAATGGTTTGAGGTTGCAAGGATGGGGGAATGCATCGCTGGAGGAAATAGGAATAAAATGCCCACAATTCCACAATATCTCAAGTTAAATAGAACCAATATATATTACTGTAATAAACCATCTGATACGACATGATCAGTAGATACTTCATcatatgaaaaataaaccaaaaatgTAAGGTGTCATTTTTTAAAAGCTGTGTGGCATAACCAGTGCCATTGAAGATAGCTAATCAAGATAAAAAAGCAAATATGAAATCTGTTTTGCAGGAAGATAAAGCAAAATATATATCAGGACAAAAATCATATGAAAaggttaaaacaaaataactaacTATCTCATTTTTGGTTtccatctctctttctttctctgtttccttcaggCTGACCagtgcacaggccttcagggcTTCCTGGTTTTCCACAGCTTTGGTGGAGGTACTGGTTCCGGTTTCACCTCCCTGTTGATGGAGCGTCTGTCTGTGGACTATGGCAAGAAGTCCAAGCTGGAGTTCTCCATCTACCCAGCCCCCCAGGTATCCACTGCTGTGGTGGAGCCCTACAATTCCATCCTGACCACCCACACCACCCTAGAGCACTCAGACTGTGCCTTCATGGTGGACAATGAGGCCATCTATGATATCTGCCGTAGGAACCTCGACATCGAGCGTCCCACCTACACCAATCTGAACAGGCTAATTGGTCAGATCGTGTCCTCCATTACTGCCTCTCTTCGGTTTGATGGTGCCCTCAATGTTGATCTGACAGAGTTCCAGACCAACTTGGTGCCGTATCCTCGTATCCACTTCCCTCTCGCCACCTACGCTCCCGTCATCTCTGCTGAGAAAGCTTACCATGAGCAGCTTTCGGTGTCTGAGATCACAAATGCTTGTTTTGAGCCAGCCAATCAGATGGTGAAATGTGACCCTCGCCATGGCAAGTACATGGCTTGTTGCCTACTGTACCGTGGTGATGTGGTGCCCAAAGATGTCAATGCTGCCATTGCCACCATCAAAACCAAGCGTTCCATCCAGTTTGTGGACTGGTGTCCCACTGGTTTCAAGGTTGGCATCAACTACCAGCCACCCACTGTAGTTCCTGGTGGAGACCTGGCCAAGGTCCAGAGGGCTGTGTGCATGCTGAGCAACACCACTGCTATTGCAGAGGCCTGGGCTCGGCTGGACCACAAGTTTGATCTGATGTACGCTAAGCGTGCCTTTGTTCACTGGTATGTGGGTGAGGGTATGGAGGAGGGAGAGTTCTCTGAGGCCAGAGAGGACATGGCAGCTCTGGAGAAGGATTATGAAGAGGTTGGAGTCGACTCCGTTGAGGgtgagggagaggaagagggagaAGAGTATTAAAAGGGACATTAAGGAATTAgctaaacaggaaaaaaaattgattgCAATGTACTCTTGAATGCATT
This window contains:
- the LOC142390015 gene encoding tubulin alpha chain encodes the protein MRECISIHVGQAGVQIGNACWELYCLEHGIQPDGQMPSDKTIGGGDDSFNTFFSETGAGKHVPRAVFVDLEPTVIDEVRSGTYRQLFHPEQLITGKEDAANNYARGHYTIGKEIIDLVLDRIRKLADQCTGLQGFLVFHSFGGGTGSGFTSLLMERLSVDYGKKSKLEFSIYPAPQVSTAVVEPYNSILTTHTTLEHSDCAFMVDNEAIYDICRRNLDIERPTYTNLNRLIGQIVSSITASLRFDGALNVDLTEFQTNLVPYPRIHFPLATYAPVISAEKAYHEQLSVSEITNACFEPANQMVKCDPRHGKYMACCLLYRGDVVPKDVNAAIATIKTKRSIQFVDWCPTGFKVGINYQPPTVVPGGDLAKVQRAVCMLSNTTAIAEAWARLDHKFDLMYAKRAFVHWYVGEGMEEGEFSEAREDMAALEKDYEEVGVDSVEGEGEEEGEEY